Proteins encoded by one window of Carassius carassius unplaced genomic scaffold, fCarCar2.1 SCAFFOLD_79, whole genome shotgun sequence:
- the LOC132133953 gene encoding histone H2B-like: MPEPAKSAPKKGSKKAVTKSAAKGGKKRRKSRKESYAIYVYKVLKQVHPDTGISSKAMGIMNSFVNDIFERIAGESSRLAHYNKRSTITSREIQTAVRLLLPGELAKHAVSEGTKAVTKYTSSK, from the coding sequence ATGCCTGAACCAGCGAAGTCCGCGCCGAAGAAAGGCTCCAAGAAGGCCGTCACCAAGAGCGCCGCGAAAGGAGGAAAGAAGCGCAGAAAGTCCAGGAAGGAGAGCTACGCCATCTACGTGTATAAAGTGCTGAAGCAGGTTCATCCTGACACCGGGATCTCTTCGAAGGCGATGGGCATCATGAACTCTTTCGTCAACGACATCTTCGAGCGCATCGCCGGTGAGTCGTCTCGTCTCGCTCACTACAACAAGCGCTCCACCATCACTTCCCGAGAGATCCAGACCGCCGTGCGTCTGCTGCTGCCCGGGGAGCTGGCCAAACACGCCGTGTCTGAGGGCACCAAAGCCGTCACCAAGTACACCAGCTCCAAGTAG
- the LOC132133984 gene encoding piggyBac transposable element-derived protein 3-like — MGKNSLKTVSLAELQDTPEPSPPDEKEGRRRLWRHEDIETFQVPDSSFNHPDAVKTPFHYFKMLFTDEMITHISEQTNLYAAQELGDPISTSPEEIEKFLAMLLFMGVFSFPAIDDYWCIESRFDVIADIMPRRRFKLLRRYLHFNDNQQCDGSPDRFYKIRPLFDMLRQQCLLISSTYQHSVDEVMVAYKGTRAGSLRQYIANKPDKWGFKLFCRASSSGIIHDFLLYQGASTFFNVALTEQEEALLLGAKLVTTLCKTITLPRLSVVFCDNFFTSFDLVQNLQENLGIRCIGTVRPNRMGGATLKTDKELMKEGRGAFDFMSAEGLLAVKWFDNKCVSFLSSASGITPLSSVKRWSKEAKAKVAVACPSLIPAYNKHMGGIDLSDMLVHMYKTPAKSRRWYLPLFGYILDLCISNAWLVYKRDCSFLKETPLPLKKFRLAVAHTMAQVNKPASKVGRPSSSSPPQTV; from the coding sequence ATGGGGaaaaactccctgaaaactgttTCTTTGGCAGAGCTACAGGACACACCTGAACCATCACCCCCAGATGAAAAGGAAGGCAGAAGAAGATTGTGGCGGCATGAAGATATTGAGACATTCCAGGTTCCAGACTCAAGTTTTAACCACCCTGATGCTGTAAAGACACcctttcattattttaaaatgctcttCACAGATGAGATGATTACACATATCTCTGAGCAAACCAATCTCTACGCTGCCCAGGAGCTGGGAGATCCAATCAGCACCAGTCCTGAAGAGATTGAAAAATTCCTGGCAATGCTTCTCTTCATGGGTGTTTTCAGTTTCCCAGCCATCGATGACTACTGGTGCATTGAGTCACGGTTCGATGTGATAGCCGATATTATGCCAAGGAGAAGATTCAAGCTGTTACGCCGGTACCTTCATTTTAATGACAATCAGCAGTGCGATGGCAGTCCAGATCGGTTCTACAAAATCCGCCCCCTTTTTGACATGCTTCGTCAGCAGTGTCTTCTGATCTCATCCACTTACCAGCACAGTGTGGATGAGGTCATGGTGGCGTATAAAGGCACAAGGGCTGGCTCTCTCCGCCAGTATATTGCCAACAAGCCAGACAAGTGGGGCTTTAAATTGTTCTGCCGGGCCAGCTCATCTGGCATCATTCATGACTTTCTGCTTTATCAGGGGGCATCCACATTCTTCAACGTTGCCCTAACTGAGCAGGAGGAGGCACTGCTTCTAGGGGCCAAACTTGTGACAACACTCTGCAAAACCATCACACTGCCAAGACTTTCAGTCGTCTTCTGTGACAACTTCTTCACCAGTTTCGACTTGGTCCAGAACCTGCAAGAGAACCTGGGCATCAGGTGCATTGGCACTGTCCGACCAAACCGCATGGGTGGAGCAACCTTAAAGACGGACAAAGAGCTGATGAAGGAAGGACGTGGAGCTTTTGACTTCATGTCTGCTGAAGGGCTGCTCGCAGTGAAATGGTTCGATAATAAATGTGTGAGCTTTCTTAGCAGTGCCAGTGGGATCACACCTCTTTCCTCTGTCAAACGGTGGAGCAAAGAGGCCAAAGCAAAGGTCGCTGTCGCGTGCCCTTCACTCATCCCTGCCTACAATAAGCATATGGGAGGCATTGATCTGTCTGACATGCTGGTACACATGTACAAGACCCCGGCGAAATCCAGGCGATGGTACCTTCCGCTGTTTGGATACATCCTAGACCTCTGCATCTCAAATGCCTGGCTCGTCTACAAGCGGGACTGCAGCTTCCTGAAAGAAACACCACTGCCTCTCAAAAAGTTCCGACTGGCAGTCGCACACACTATGGCTCAAGTCAACAAGCCAGCATCCAAAGTTGGCCGACCTTCATCATCCTCTCCACCACAGACTGTGTAA